One part of the Symphalangus syndactylus isolate Jambi chromosome 1, NHGRI_mSymSyn1-v2.1_pri, whole genome shotgun sequence genome encodes these proteins:
- the USP19 gene encoding ubiquitin carboxyl-terminal hydrolase 19 isoform X38, with the protein MSGGASATGPRRGPPGLEDATSKKKQKDRANQESKDGDPRKETGSRYVAQAGLELLASGDPSASASRAAGITGSRHHTRLFFPSSSGSASTPREEQTKEELLLDWRQSAEEVIVKLRVGVGPLQLEDVDAAFTDTDCVVRFAGGQQWGGVFYAEIKSSCAKVQTRKGSLLHLTLPKKVPMLTWPSLLKPLGTQELVPGLQCQENGQELSPIALEPGPEPHRAKQEARNQKRAQGRGEVGSGAGPGAQAGPSAKRAVHLCRGPEGEGSRDDPGPRGDAPPFVADPATQVEADEQLCIPPLNPQACLLGSEENLAPLAGEKAVPPGNDPVSPAMVRCRNPGKDDCAKEEMAVAADGATLVDGKEPESMVNLAFVKNDSYEKGPDSVVVHVYVKEICRDTSRVLFREQDFTLIFQTRDGNFLRLHPGCGPHTIFRWQVKLRNLIEPEQCTFCFTASRIDICLRKRQSQRWGGLEAPAARGAVGGAKVAVPTGPTPLDSTPPGGAPHPLTGQEEARAVEKDKSKARSEDTGLDNVAARTPMEHVTPKPETHLASPKPTCMVPPMPHSPVSGDSVEEEEEEEKKVCLPGFTGLVNLGNTCFMNSVIQSLSNTRELRDFFHDRSFEAEINYNNPLGTGGRLAIGFAVLLRALWKGTHHAFQPSKLKAIVASKASQFTGYAQHDAQEFMAFLLDGLHEDLNRIQNKPYTETVDSDGRPDEVVAEEAWQRHKMRNDSFIVDLFQGQYKSKLVCPVCAKVSITFDPFLYLPVPLPQKQKVLPVFYFAREPHSKPIKFLVSVSKENSTASEVLDSLSQSVHVKPENLRLAEVIKNRFHRVFLPSHSLDTVSPSDMLLCFELLSSELAKERVVVLEVQQRPQVPSVPISKCAACQRKQQSEDEKLKRCTRCYRVGYCNQLCQKTHWPDHKGLCRPENIGYPFLVSVPASRLTYARLAQLLEGYARYSVSVFQPPFQPGRMALESQSPGCTTLLSTGSLEVGDSERDPIQPPELQLVTPMAEGDTGLPRVWAAPDRGPVPSTSGISSEMLASGPIEVGSLSAGERVSRPEAAVPGYQHPSEAMNAHTPQFFIYKIDSSSREQRLEDKGDTPLELGDDCSLALVWRNNERLQEFVLVASKELECAEDPGSAGEAARAGHFTLDQCLNLFTRPEVLAPEEAWYCPQCKQHREASKQLLLWRLPNVLIVQLKRFSFRSFIWRDKINDLVEFPVRNLDLSKFCIGQKEEQLPSYDLYAVINHYGGMIGGHYTACARLPNDRSSQRSDVGWRLFDDSTVTTVDESQVVTRYAYVLFYRRRNSPVERPPRAGHSEHHRDLGPAAEAAASQGLGPGQAPEVAPTRTAPERFAPSVDRPAPTYSNMEEVD; encoded by the exons ATGTCTGGTGGGGCCAGTGCCACAGGCCCAAGGAGAGGGCCCCCAGGACTGGAGGACGCCACTAGTAAGAAGAAGCAGAAGGATCGAGCAAACCAGGAGAGCAAGGATGGAGATCCTAGGAAAG agacagggtctcgatatgttgcccaggctggtcttgaacttctggcgtcaggtgatccttctgcctcagcctcccgtgcagctgggatcacaggctcacgccaccacacccggctattctTTCCTTCATCGTCAGGGTCAGCATCCACTCCTCGAGAGGAGCAGACCAAAGAGG AGTTGCTGCTCGATTGGAGGCAGAGTGCAGAAGAGGTGATTGTCAAGCTTCGTGTGGGAGTAGGTCCCCTGCAGCTGGAGGATGTAGATGCTGCTTTCACAGATACGGACTGTGTGGTACGGTTTGCAG GTGGTCAGCAGTGGGGTGGTGTCTTCTATGCTGAGATAAAAAGCTCTTGTGCTAAAGTGCAAACCCGCAAGGGCAGTCTCCTGCACCTGACACTGCCCAAAAAGGTGCCTATGCTCACGTGGCCCTCCCTCCTG AAACCTCTAGGGACCCAGGAGCTGGTGCCGGGGCTGCAGTGCCAGGAGAATGGGCAGGAACTGTCTCCCATTGCCCTGGAGCCAGGCCCTGAGCCCCACCGGGCTAAGCAGGAGGCCCGGAACCAGAAGCGGGCCCAGGGCCGTGGTGAGGTAGGCTCAGGGGCTGGCCCCGGGGCCCAGGCAGGGCCCAGCGCCAAGAGGGCTGTGCATCTCTGCAGAGGGCCAGAGGGGGAAGGGTCCAGGGATGACCCTGGACCCCGGGGTGATGCCCCACCCTTCGTGGCTGACCCAGCCACCCAG GTTGAGGCTGATGAACAGCTTTGCATACCACCGCTGAACCCCCAAgcctgccttctgggctcagagGAGAATTTAGCCCCTTTGGCAGGAGAGAAAGCAGTGCCTCCCGGGAATGACCCAGTCTCTCCAGCCATGGTCCGGTGCAGAAACCCTGGGAAAGATGACTGTGCCAAGGAGGAGATGGCAGTGGCAGCAGATGGTGCAACCTTGGTGGATGGTaaag AGCCTGAGTCGATGGTGAACCTGGCATTTGTCAAGAATGACTCGTATGAGAAGGGCCCGGATTCAGTGGTGGTGCACGTGTACGTGAAGGAGATCTGCAGGGACACCTCAAGAGTACTTTTCCGTGAGCAGGACTTCACGCTCATCTTCCAGACCAG GGATGGAAACTTCCTGAGGCTGCACCCGGGCTGTGGGCCCCACACCATCTTCCGTTGGCAGGTGAAGCTCAG GAATCTGATTGAGCCAGAGCAGTGCACCTTCTGTTTCACGGCTTCTCGCATCGACATCTGCCTTCGTAAGAGGCAGAGTCAGCGCTGGGGGGGCCTGGAGGCCCCGGCTGCACGAG GTGCAGTGGGTGGTGCAAAGGTTGCCGTGCCGACAGGTCCAACCCCTCTGGATTCAACCCCACCAGGAGgtgctccccaccccctgacaggccagGAGGAGGCCCGGGCTGTGGAGAAGGATAAATCCAAGGCACGATCTGAGGACACAGGGCTAGACAATGTGGCAGCGCGCACACCCATGGAGCATGTAACCCCAAAGCCAGAGACACATCTGGCCTCG CCCAAGCCTACATGCATGGTGCCTCCCATGCCCCACAGCCCAGTTAGTGGAGACAgcgtggaggaggaggaagaggaagagaagaaggtgtGTCTGCCAGGCTTCACTGGCCTTGTCAATTTAGGCAACACCTGCTTCATGAACAGCGTCATTCAGTCTCTGTCCAACACTCGGGAACTCCGGGACTTCTTCCATG ACCGCTCCTTTGAGGCTGAGATCAACTACAACAACCCACTAGGGACTGGTGGGCGTCTGGCCATTGGCTTTGCAGTGCTGCTTCGGGCGCTGTGGAAGGGCACCCACCATGCCTTCCAGCCTTCCAAGTTGAAG GCCATTGTGGCGAGTAAGGCCAGCCAGTTCACAGGCTATGCACAGCATGATGCCCAGGAGTTCATGGCTTTCCTGCTGGATGGGCTGCACGAGGACCTGAATCGCATTCAGAACAAGCCCTACACAGAGACCGTGGATTCAGATGGGCGGCCCGATGAG GTGGTAGCTGAGGAAGCATGGCAGCGGCACAAGATGAGGAATGACTCTTTCATCGTGGACCTATTTCAGGGGCAGTACAAGTCAAAGCTGGTGTGCCCTGTGTGTGCCAAG GTCTCCATCACTTTTGACCCGTTTCTTTATCTGCCGGTGCCCTTGCCACAAAAGCAAAAGGTTCTCCCTGTCTTTTATTTTGCCCGAGAGCCCCACAGCAAGCCCATCAAG TTCCTGGTGAGCGTCAGCAAGGAGAACTCCACTGCAAGCGAAGTATTGGACTCCCTCTCTCAGAGCGTTCATGTGAAGCCTGAGAACCTGCGTTTGGCGGAG GTAATTAAGAATCGTTTCCATCGTGTGTTCCTACCCTCCCACTCACTGGACACTGTGTCCCCATCTGATATGCTCCTCTGCTTTGAGCTCCTATCCTCAGAGTTGGCTAAGGAGCGGGTAGTGGTGCTAGAGGTGCAACAG CGCCCCCAGGTGCCCAGCGTCCCCATCTCCAAGTGTGCAGCCTGCCAGCGGAAGCAACAGTCGGAGGATGAAAAGCTGAAGCGCTGTACCCGGTGCTACCGTGTGGGCTACTGCAACCA GCTCTGCCAGAAAACCCACTGGCCTGACCACAAGGGCCTCTGCCGACCTGAGAACATTGGCTACCCCTTCCTCGTCAGTGTACCTGCCTCACGCCTCACTTATGCCCGCCTTGCTCAGTTGCTAGAGGGCTATGCCCG GTACTCTGTGAGTGTATTCCAGCCACCCTTTCAGCCTGGCCGCATGGCCTTGGAGTCTCAGAGCCCTGGCTGCACCACACTGCTCTCCACTGGCTCCCTGGAGGTTGGGGACAGCGAGAGGGACCCCATTCAGCCACCTGAGCTCCAGCTCGTGACCCCTATGGCTGAGGGGGACACAGGGCTTCCCCGGGTGTGGGCAGCCCCTGACCGGGGTCCTGTGCCCAGCACCAGTGGAATTTCTTCTGAGATGCTGGCCAGTGGGCCCATTGAGGTTGGCTCCTTGTCTGCTGGTGAGAGGGTGTCCCGACCCGAAG CTGCTGTGCCTGGGTACCAGCATCCAAGTGAAGCTATGAATGCCCACACACCCcagttcttcatctataaaattgacTCATCCAGCCGAGAGCAGCGGCTAGAGGACAAAG GAGACACCCCACTGGAGCTGGGTGACGACTGTAGCCTGGCTCTCGTCTGGCGGAACAACGAGCGCTTGCAGGAGTTTGTGTTGGTAGCCTCCAAGGAGCTGGAATGTGCTGAGGATCCAGGCTCTGCCGGTGAGGCTGCCCGGGCCGGCCACTTCACCCTGGACCAGTGCCTCAACCTCTTCACACGGCCTGAGGTGCTGGCACCCGAGGAGGCCTG GTACTGCCCACAGTGCAAACAGCACCGTGAGGCCTCCAAGCAGCTGTTGCTATGGCGCCTGCCAAATGTTCTCATCGTGCAGCTCAAGCGCTTCTCCTTTCGTAGTTTTATCTGGCGTGATAAGATCAATGACTTGGTGGAGTTCCCTGTTAG GAACCTGGACCTGAGCAAGTTCTGCATTGGTCAGAAAGAGGAGCAGCTGCCCAGCTACGATCTATATGCTGTCATCAACCACTATGGAGGCATGATTGGTGGCCACTACACTGCCTGTGCACGCCTGCCCAATGATCGTAGCAGTCAGCGCAGTGACGTGG GCTGGCGCTTGTTTGATGACAGCACAGTGACAACGGTAGACGAGAGCCAGGTTGTGACGCGTTATGCCTATGTACTCTTCTACCGCCGGCGGAACTCTCCTGTGGAGAGGCCCCCCAGGGCAGGTCACTCTGAGCACCACCGAGACCTAGGCCCTGCAGCTGAGGCTGCTGCCAGCCAG
- the USP19 gene encoding ubiquitin carboxyl-terminal hydrolase 19 isoform X34: MSGGASATGPRRGPPGLEDATSKKKQKDRANQESKDGDPRKETGSRYVAQAGLELLASGDPSASASRAAGITGSRHHTRLFFPSSSGSASTPREEQTKEGACEDPHDLLATPPPELLLDWRQSAEEVIVKLRVGVGPLQLEDVDAAFTDTDCVVRFAGGQQWGGVFYAEIKSSCAKVQTRKGSLLHLTLPKKVPMLTWPSLLKPLGTQELVPGLQCQENGQELSPIALEPGPEPHRAKQEARNQKRAQGRGEVGSGAGPGAQAGPSAKRAVHLCRGPEGEGSRDDPGPRGDAPPFVADPATQVEADEQLCIPPLNPQACLLGSEENLAPLAGEKAVPPGNDPVSPAMVRCRNPGKDDCAKEEMAVAADGATLVDEPESMVNLAFVKNDSYEKGPDSVVVHVYVKEICRDTSRVLFREQDFTLIFQTRDGNFLRLHPGCGPHTIFRWQVKLRNLIEPEQCTFCFTASRIDICLRKRQSQRWGGLEAPAARGAVGGAKVAVPTGPTPLDSTPPGGAPHPLTGQEEARAVEKDKSKARSEDTGLDNVAARTPMEHVTPKPETHLASPKPTCMVPPMPHSPVSGDSVEEEEEEEKKVCLPGFTGLVNLGNTCFMNSVIQSLSNTRELRDFFHDRSFEAEINYNNPLGTGGRLAIGFAVLLRALWKGTHHAFQPSKLKAIVASKASQFTGYAQHDAQEFMAFLLDGLHEDLNRIQNKPYTETVDSDGRPDEVVAEEAWQRHKMRNDSFIVDLFQGQYKSKLVCPVCAKVSITFDPFLYLPVPLPQKQKVLPVFYFAREPHSKPIKFLVSVSKENSTASEVLDSLSQSVHVKPENLRLAEVIKNRFHRVFLPSHSLDTVSPSDMLLCFELLSSELAKERVVVLEVQQRPQVPSVPISKCAACQRKQQSEDEKLKRCTRCYRVGYCNQLCQKTHWPDHKGLCRPENIGYPFLVSVPASRLTYARLAQLLEGYARYSVSVFQPPFQPGRMALESQSPGCTTLLSTGSLEVGDSERDPIQPPELQLVTPMAEGDTGLPRVWAAPDRGPVPSTSGISSEMLASGPIEVGSLSAGERVSRPEAAVPGYQHPSEAMNAHTPQFFIYKIDSSSREQRLEDKGDTPLELGDDCSLALVWRNNERLQEFVLVASKELECAEDPGSAGEAARAGHFTLDQCLNLFTRPEVLAPEEAWYCPQCKQHREASKQLLLWRLPNVLIVQLKRFSFRSFIWRDKINDLVEFPVRNLDLSKFCIGQKEEQLPSYDLYAVINHYGGMIGGHYTACARLPNDRSSQRSDVGWRLFDDSTVTTVDESQVVTRYAYVLFYRRRNSPVERPPRAGHSEHHRDLGPAAEAAASQGLGPGQAPEVAPTRTAPERFAPSVDRPAPTYSNMEEVD, encoded by the exons ATGTCTGGTGGGGCCAGTGCCACAGGCCCAAGGAGAGGGCCCCCAGGACTGGAGGACGCCACTAGTAAGAAGAAGCAGAAGGATCGAGCAAACCAGGAGAGCAAGGATGGAGATCCTAGGAAAG agacagggtctcgatatgttgcccaggctggtcttgaacttctggcgtcaggtgatccttctgcctcagcctcccgtgcagctgggatcacaggctcacgccaccacacccggctattctTTCCTTCATCGTCAGGGTCAGCATCCACTCCTCGAGAGGAGCAGACCAAAGAGG GAGCTTGTGAAGACCCTCATGATCTCTTGGCTACTCCCCCTCCAGAGTTGCTGCTCGATTGGAGGCAGAGTGCAGAAGAGGTGATTGTCAAGCTTCGTGTGGGAGTAGGTCCCCTGCAGCTGGAGGATGTAGATGCTGCTTTCACAGATACGGACTGTGTGGTACGGTTTGCAG GTGGTCAGCAGTGGGGTGGTGTCTTCTATGCTGAGATAAAAAGCTCTTGTGCTAAAGTGCAAACCCGCAAGGGCAGTCTCCTGCACCTGACACTGCCCAAAAAGGTGCCTATGCTCACGTGGCCCTCCCTCCTG AAACCTCTAGGGACCCAGGAGCTGGTGCCGGGGCTGCAGTGCCAGGAGAATGGGCAGGAACTGTCTCCCATTGCCCTGGAGCCAGGCCCTGAGCCCCACCGGGCTAAGCAGGAGGCCCGGAACCAGAAGCGGGCCCAGGGCCGTGGTGAGGTAGGCTCAGGGGCTGGCCCCGGGGCCCAGGCAGGGCCCAGCGCCAAGAGGGCTGTGCATCTCTGCAGAGGGCCAGAGGGGGAAGGGTCCAGGGATGACCCTGGACCCCGGGGTGATGCCCCACCCTTCGTGGCTGACCCAGCCACCCAG GTTGAGGCTGATGAACAGCTTTGCATACCACCGCTGAACCCCCAAgcctgccttctgggctcagagGAGAATTTAGCCCCTTTGGCAGGAGAGAAAGCAGTGCCTCCCGGGAATGACCCAGTCTCTCCAGCCATGGTCCGGTGCAGAAACCCTGGGAAAGATGACTGTGCCAAGGAGGAGATGGCAGTGGCAGCAGATGGTGCAACCTTGGTGGATG AGCCTGAGTCGATGGTGAACCTGGCATTTGTCAAGAATGACTCGTATGAGAAGGGCCCGGATTCAGTGGTGGTGCACGTGTACGTGAAGGAGATCTGCAGGGACACCTCAAGAGTACTTTTCCGTGAGCAGGACTTCACGCTCATCTTCCAGACCAG GGATGGAAACTTCCTGAGGCTGCACCCGGGCTGTGGGCCCCACACCATCTTCCGTTGGCAGGTGAAGCTCAG GAATCTGATTGAGCCAGAGCAGTGCACCTTCTGTTTCACGGCTTCTCGCATCGACATCTGCCTTCGTAAGAGGCAGAGTCAGCGCTGGGGGGGCCTGGAGGCCCCGGCTGCACGAG GTGCAGTGGGTGGTGCAAAGGTTGCCGTGCCGACAGGTCCAACCCCTCTGGATTCAACCCCACCAGGAGgtgctccccaccccctgacaggccagGAGGAGGCCCGGGCTGTGGAGAAGGATAAATCCAAGGCACGATCTGAGGACACAGGGCTAGACAATGTGGCAGCGCGCACACCCATGGAGCATGTAACCCCAAAGCCAGAGACACATCTGGCCTCG CCCAAGCCTACATGCATGGTGCCTCCCATGCCCCACAGCCCAGTTAGTGGAGACAgcgtggaggaggaggaagaggaagagaagaaggtgtGTCTGCCAGGCTTCACTGGCCTTGTCAATTTAGGCAACACCTGCTTCATGAACAGCGTCATTCAGTCTCTGTCCAACACTCGGGAACTCCGGGACTTCTTCCATG ACCGCTCCTTTGAGGCTGAGATCAACTACAACAACCCACTAGGGACTGGTGGGCGTCTGGCCATTGGCTTTGCAGTGCTGCTTCGGGCGCTGTGGAAGGGCACCCACCATGCCTTCCAGCCTTCCAAGTTGAAG GCCATTGTGGCGAGTAAGGCCAGCCAGTTCACAGGCTATGCACAGCATGATGCCCAGGAGTTCATGGCTTTCCTGCTGGATGGGCTGCACGAGGACCTGAATCGCATTCAGAACAAGCCCTACACAGAGACCGTGGATTCAGATGGGCGGCCCGATGAG GTGGTAGCTGAGGAAGCATGGCAGCGGCACAAGATGAGGAATGACTCTTTCATCGTGGACCTATTTCAGGGGCAGTACAAGTCAAAGCTGGTGTGCCCTGTGTGTGCCAAG GTCTCCATCACTTTTGACCCGTTTCTTTATCTGCCGGTGCCCTTGCCACAAAAGCAAAAGGTTCTCCCTGTCTTTTATTTTGCCCGAGAGCCCCACAGCAAGCCCATCAAG TTCCTGGTGAGCGTCAGCAAGGAGAACTCCACTGCAAGCGAAGTATTGGACTCCCTCTCTCAGAGCGTTCATGTGAAGCCTGAGAACCTGCGTTTGGCGGAG GTAATTAAGAATCGTTTCCATCGTGTGTTCCTACCCTCCCACTCACTGGACACTGTGTCCCCATCTGATATGCTCCTCTGCTTTGAGCTCCTATCCTCAGAGTTGGCTAAGGAGCGGGTAGTGGTGCTAGAGGTGCAACAG CGCCCCCAGGTGCCCAGCGTCCCCATCTCCAAGTGTGCAGCCTGCCAGCGGAAGCAACAGTCGGAGGATGAAAAGCTGAAGCGCTGTACCCGGTGCTACCGTGTGGGCTACTGCAACCA GCTCTGCCAGAAAACCCACTGGCCTGACCACAAGGGCCTCTGCCGACCTGAGAACATTGGCTACCCCTTCCTCGTCAGTGTACCTGCCTCACGCCTCACTTATGCCCGCCTTGCTCAGTTGCTAGAGGGCTATGCCCG GTACTCTGTGAGTGTATTCCAGCCACCCTTTCAGCCTGGCCGCATGGCCTTGGAGTCTCAGAGCCCTGGCTGCACCACACTGCTCTCCACTGGCTCCCTGGAGGTTGGGGACAGCGAGAGGGACCCCATTCAGCCACCTGAGCTCCAGCTCGTGACCCCTATGGCTGAGGGGGACACAGGGCTTCCCCGGGTGTGGGCAGCCCCTGACCGGGGTCCTGTGCCCAGCACCAGTGGAATTTCTTCTGAGATGCTGGCCAGTGGGCCCATTGAGGTTGGCTCCTTGTCTGCTGGTGAGAGGGTGTCCCGACCCGAAG CTGCTGTGCCTGGGTACCAGCATCCAAGTGAAGCTATGAATGCCCACACACCCcagttcttcatctataaaattgacTCATCCAGCCGAGAGCAGCGGCTAGAGGACAAAG GAGACACCCCACTGGAGCTGGGTGACGACTGTAGCCTGGCTCTCGTCTGGCGGAACAACGAGCGCTTGCAGGAGTTTGTGTTGGTAGCCTCCAAGGAGCTGGAATGTGCTGAGGATCCAGGCTCTGCCGGTGAGGCTGCCCGGGCCGGCCACTTCACCCTGGACCAGTGCCTCAACCTCTTCACACGGCCTGAGGTGCTGGCACCCGAGGAGGCCTG GTACTGCCCACAGTGCAAACAGCACCGTGAGGCCTCCAAGCAGCTGTTGCTATGGCGCCTGCCAAATGTTCTCATCGTGCAGCTCAAGCGCTTCTCCTTTCGTAGTTTTATCTGGCGTGATAAGATCAATGACTTGGTGGAGTTCCCTGTTAG GAACCTGGACCTGAGCAAGTTCTGCATTGGTCAGAAAGAGGAGCAGCTGCCCAGCTACGATCTATATGCTGTCATCAACCACTATGGAGGCATGATTGGTGGCCACTACACTGCCTGTGCACGCCTGCCCAATGATCGTAGCAGTCAGCGCAGTGACGTGG GCTGGCGCTTGTTTGATGACAGCACAGTGACAACGGTAGACGAGAGCCAGGTTGTGACGCGTTATGCCTATGTACTCTTCTACCGCCGGCGGAACTCTCCTGTGGAGAGGCCCCCCAGGGCAGGTCACTCTGAGCACCACCGAGACCTAGGCCCTGCAGCTGAGGCTGCTGCCAGCCAG